The genomic region GAACATTGCAAACACGTACGCCTTGACCACTTGTTTCGGTCTGTAAGGTGTACCCTTTTTCTTAAGTAACCGTTTACGTAAGTTCATATTATACGTCTGTGCATTAGTCATAGTTGCTGCAGCTTCATTTGGGTCGCCCCGTGAAGCCCAACCCGTTTCTGATACTATGACTTCCATCTTTTCGAACCCAGCTTTCTCCAATGCAGCATACGATGCATCAATTTGAGCCTCGAACATGTTATCATAATGAAGTTTAGTTTTCTCATCGTAAATCCCGGGGTTCTTTTTAAATAACGCGTAGTTGAGGTCAATATGTTCGGGGTCACTGATGTAAGCGAGAAAAGGGTATGTGTTTATGTAAAAAGGTGATTTTATTTCGTCGAAAAATTCGAGTAACGGTTTCATGTATGGAACGACCGATTCTTTAAACGTGCCAGCTGATGGAGGGTACGAAGTTGCGAAAACAGCAGCCGAATGTGGGCTCGAAACTTGAACTTTGTCTGATAAACGGAGTCGAACTAAAGCAGTATGAATGTTTTTAACTGCTGGAAGTAAAACTTCCCATAGTTGTTGATCACCACCTCCTAAAATTTCGTTACCAACCGCAATTCCAACTATTTTTGTCCCGGGAACAAAAGGCTCGACGTTTTCTTTGACCCAATCCATTGCTCGATCTTCGTTCACGCTTATGTCTCTTAAGAACTCGTTCCCTAGCCCGATCATGATCTCGATGCCTGATCCTTTGAAAGCTGTGAGTACTTCATGATCAGCATCGAAGATTCGCGTGTTCATGATCTTAGATGCCTTCATTAGTGTCACCACGCTTTCGGGATGTGGAATGTTGTCCGCTATCCGTCCGTAGTTTACTCCATATGTACCCGTGAATGCGCTTGATATcacaactgcaaaaaaaaaaaaaataaaaaaaaaaaaaaaaaaaaaaaaatcaagacaAGCATataaagaaaattaaaaaaaaaaaatgaaaaaagagaaatgaTAACGACGTAAGAACTATCCTTAAAAGTTTGTTATACATAAAATAATTCTTAGCCACGGCCCTTAGGGCAATCGTTAACACGTTTAAAAGTGTTGTGCATCTTAATACCGTCACCTTGAAAATAATAACTTACCACTACGtaaacatttttaagcatgttaacGACAGTCGTGAGGACTTTCATTAGAAAAATCTTACTTGGTAATGTTGTACTTTCTGGTTAAATATTCGAATTCTATGCAATATGGATATTAAGATAGAGTATACTACTCTTACATGATTCATAAAAAGAATAAAGACAGCACTTAAGGTTGTCATTAACAGAACGCGAAACAAAAATGAAGGAATATGGGCTTACGGTTAGCCGAGATGGTTAGGAACCAGAAGACGAAGTGATGAGTCGAGCCCATATCGATGAATGAAGGATATTGGGGTTAATGGATATGTAAGTTACAGGGATTAATGGTGGCTTGTGGTTTGGGATGCTTGTTGTTAAGGAATTTCATTAAAGTTGCTAATGGAAGATTCCCGTGTTAAATGAAATTTAGGGCAACTTATAGGTTTTGGCTTACATCTTTTTCAAGATCACCAAACCAAACAAAAGATCCCAAACTTTTTACTCATTTTCCCCATCTTCAAAGTTTAGTACCTTTGAACAAGACCCATGACATTGACAACTTTTCAGGTCTAATCCAATATTCCTTCGAATCACATAACTTGTTCGTATCGTCCTAACAGAATACTGTAAACAAGGATCGAATTGAGACATTGTGTTTCTTGTTTTGCTTGTATTAGGCCAGTTACGCATTAGTTTGAAAGTGTAAAGTAACTCTGGACATGTGCTTTTTTTGGCCTAAACAAGGTTTAAGATGCTTTTCGTCCACGG from Rutidosis leptorrhynchoides isolate AG116_Rl617_1_P2 chromosome 9, CSIRO_AGI_Rlap_v1, whole genome shotgun sequence harbors:
- the LOC139866665 gene encoding glucan endo-1,3-beta-glucosidase 14-like yields the protein MKASKIMNTRIFDADHEVLTAFKGSGIEIMIGLGNEFLRDISVNEDRAMDWVKENVEPFVPGTKIVGIAVGNEILGGGDQQLWEVLLPAVKNIHTALVRLRLSDKVQVSSPHSAAVFATSYPPSAGTFKESVVPYMKPLLEFFDEIKSPFYINTYPFLAYISDPEHIDLNYALFKKNPGIYDEKTKLHYDNMFEAQIDASYAALEKAGFEKMEVIVSETGWASRGDPNEAAATMTNAQTYNMNLRKRLLKKKGTPYRPKQVVKAYVFAMFNENLKPGPTSERNFGLFKADGSTSYNIGFTGLVPSSSMPVFISKGIGSIQLVCTIFSAVLVLIVST